The proteins below are encoded in one region of Apium graveolens cultivar Ventura chromosome 4, ASM990537v1, whole genome shotgun sequence:
- the LOC141721593 gene encoding glucan endo-1,3-beta-glucosidase-like: MASLSYMQAIVLLLLGILVPAFRITGAQTVGVCYGRNGNNLPSQQATIDLFKANRIEKMRLYHPDQAALNALRGTNIEVILDVPNPDLQSLQDPAAARTWVQNNIQSYTPGVNFRYIAVGNEVDPSNGGTSQYVNYVLPAMRNVHDAIIAAGLQNQIKVSTATYSGLTSGFPPSKGSFHDNARGFIDPIIQFLAQNNLPLLANIYPYFSYLGTPQGNLDYALFRSPTAVVADPDSNRQYWHLFDALLDTLYSGVEKSGGPNVDIIVSESGWPSAGDREASVENARTYYQNLITHAKRNGTPKRPDKLVQVYLFAMFDENQKGGAETEKHFGLFDATGQSKYQLSF; this comes from the exons ATGGCTAGTCTAAGTTACATGCAAGCTATTGTGCTTCTGCTTCTTGGAATATTAGTGCCTGCATTTAGGATAACAG GAGCACAAACGGTAGGTGTGTGTTATGGGAGAAACGGAAATAATTTGCCATCTCAACAGGCAACAATCGATCTATTCAAGGCCAATCGTATTGAAAAAATGCGATTATACCATCCTGATCAGGCAGCACTTAATGCTCTTAGAGGAACAAACATAGAGGTCATTCTCGATGTCCCAAACCCGGACCTTCAATCCCTTCAAGATCCCGCTGCAGCAAGAACATGggttcaaaataatattcagagTTACACACCAGGAGTGAACTTTCGTTACATTGCTGTAGGAAATGAAGTTGATCCTAGCAACGGTGGTACTTCCCAGTATGTTAACTATGTTCTTCCAGCAATGCGAAATGTGCATGATGCAATCATAGCAGCAGGATTacaaaatcaaattaaggtctcGACTGCCACTTACTCAGGTCTCACCAGTGGATTTCCACCGTCAAAGGGTTCATTTCACGACAATGCAAGAGGTTTCATTGACCCAATCATTCAGTTTTTAGCCCAAAACAATTTGCCATTGCTAGCAAATATTTATCCTTACTTCAGCTACCTCGGAACGCCTCAGGGTAATCTTGATTATGCTCTGTTTAGGTCACCCACTGCGGTTGTTGCAGATCCGGATAGTAACCGTCAATACTGGCATCTTTTCGATGCATTGCTCGATACTCTATATTCGGGTGTTGAGAAATCAGGAGGTCCGAACGTAGATATCATTGTGTCAGAAAGTGGATGGCCTTCTGCAGGTGATAGAGAGGCGAGTGTAGAAAATGCACGAACTTATTATCAGAACCTAATTACTCATGCTAAGCGAAATGGGACACCGAAAAGACCAGATAAACTAGTTCAAGTTTACTTGTTTGCAATGTTTGATGAAAACCAGAAAGGAGGTGCAGAGACTGAGAAACATTTCGGGCTCTTCGACGCAACAGGGCAGTCCAAATATCAACTCAGTTTCTGA
- the LOC141721594 gene encoding thaumatin-like protein 1, whose translation MVLHTLFALSVAAILLLGGESATFIIRNNCPYTIWPAALTGAGSQPSTTGFELASQASHNIVIPPPWSGRIWARTFCTDVCLTGECGKGGGPCAGAGGNLPVTLVEFTLNGDGGKDFYDVSNVDGFNLPVSIVPEADCPSTSCGVDINADCPAELAVRNTNGHAIGCRSACTAFNTPQDCCTGEYNSPNICQHSKYSNFFEQKCPQAYSYAYDDKTSTFTCPTGPSYKVTFCP comes from the exons ATGGTGCTACACACTCTCTTTGCTCTCTCGGTTGCTGCTATTCTGTTGCTTG GAGGTGAATCAGCTACATTCATAATCAGAAACAATTGTCCTTACACAATCTGGCCAGCTGCACTAACCGGTGCTGGATCACAACCATCAACCACCGGATTCGAACTCGCTTCACAAGCCTCACACAATATCGTAATTCCACCTCCATGGTCAGGAAGAATTTGGGCTAGAACATTCTGTACGGACGTCTGCCTAACAGGTGAGTGTGGCAAAGGAGGCGGTCCATGTGCTGGCGCTGGTGGAAATCTACCAGTAACACTAGTCGAATTCACATTAAATGGCGACGGAGGCAAAGATTTCTACGACGTTAGCAATGTCGATGGATTCAACTTACCAGTTAGTATAGTACCCGAAGCCGATTGTCCATCAACAAGCTGTGGTGTTGACATAAATGCCGATTGTCCTGCAGAGCTTGCTGTAAGAAACACAAATGGTCATGCAATCGGATGTAGGAGTGCTTGTACCGCGTTTAATACACCTCAAGATTGCTGTACCGGAGAATATAATAGTCCGAATATTTGCCAACATTCGAAGTACTCGAATTTCTTTGAGCAAAAGTGTCCTCAGGCTTATAGTTATGCTTATGATGATAAGACTAGCACCTTCACTTGCCCTACTGGTCCTAGCTACAAAGTCACATTCTGTCCTTGA